One segment of Methanoculleus taiwanensis DNA contains the following:
- the uvrB gene encoding excinuclease ABC subunit UvrB, with product MTEFHLTDDFTPKGSQPEAIGKLSAGLARSEQFQTLLGVTGSGKTFTIANVIEEAQRPTLVIAHNKTLAAQLYNEFRDFFPENRVEYFVSYYDYYQPESYIPKRDMYIEKDAQINPKIEQMRLAATASLLSRRDVIVVASVSCIYGLGNPEHFYNMGFEVKVRDRLRRDDLLRRLVDILFERNDVELAPGRFRVKGDTVDIVPGYFNNIIRIELFGDEVDRISEVDRVTGQRLEQMEYFYVYPARHFVIPEQEKMRAVASIRTELDAWLPNLGMLEAHRLEQRTLYDLEMIEETGSCKGIENYSRHFDGRAAGEKPYCLLDYFPKDFLMVIDESHQTLPQLRAMYHGDYSRKKSLVEYGFRLPSAFDNRPLKFDEFQRYMQSVIFVSATPGEYELERSKVAEQIIRPTGLVDPAVEIRPIEGQIRDVIGEIRSTIERGDRILLTTLTKRLAEELSEHLAAQGIKTRYLHSEIDTLERTEIIRQLRLGRYDVLVGINLLREGLDIPEVGFIGILDADKEGFLRDARSLIQIIGRAARNVNSRVVLYADTVTDSIRRAMAETERRRAIQLAYNRKHKITPQTIKKPIREKVVEITDVKHIPKREIPNLLIELEAEMREAAERLDFERAIAVRETIKKLREHGVPALPE from the coding sequence ATGACCGAATTTCACCTCACCGACGACTTTACCCCGAAAGGTTCGCAGCCCGAGGCTATCGGGAAACTCTCCGCCGGGCTTGCCCGGAGCGAGCAGTTCCAGACGCTGCTCGGCGTCACGGGGTCCGGGAAGACGTTTACGATAGCGAACGTGATTGAAGAAGCGCAGCGGCCTACGCTGGTGATCGCCCATAACAAGACGCTCGCCGCCCAGCTCTACAACGAGTTCCGGGACTTCTTCCCGGAGAACCGGGTGGAGTACTTCGTCTCCTACTACGACTACTACCAGCCCGAGTCGTACATCCCGAAGAGGGATATGTACATCGAGAAGGATGCCCAGATCAACCCAAAGATCGAGCAGATGCGGCTTGCGGCGACGGCGTCTCTCCTCTCCCGGAGGGACGTCATCGTCGTCGCCTCGGTCTCCTGCATCTACGGTCTCGGCAACCCCGAGCACTTCTACAACATGGGGTTCGAGGTGAAGGTGCGTGACCGCCTCCGGCGGGACGACCTCCTCCGAAGGCTCGTCGACATCCTGTTCGAGAGGAACGATGTCGAGCTCGCGCCCGGCAGGTTCCGGGTGAAGGGCGATACCGTCGATATCGTCCCCGGGTACTTCAACAACATCATCCGGATAGAGCTCTTCGGCGACGAGGTCGACCGTATCAGCGAGGTCGACCGCGTCACCGGCCAGCGCCTCGAGCAGATGGAGTACTTCTACGTCTACCCGGCACGCCATTTCGTCATCCCGGAGCAGGAGAAGATGCGGGCGGTCGCATCCATCAGGACAGAACTCGATGCCTGGCTCCCGAACCTCGGCATGCTCGAGGCGCACCGTCTCGAGCAGCGGACGCTCTACGACCTCGAGATGATCGAGGAGACGGGCAGCTGCAAGGGGATCGAGAACTACTCCCGCCACTTCGACGGCAGGGCTGCGGGCGAGAAACCTTACTGCCTGCTCGACTACTTCCCGAAAGACTTTCTGATGGTGATCGACGAGAGCCACCAGACGCTCCCCCAGCTCCGGGCGATGTATCACGGCGACTACTCGCGGAAGAAGTCGCTCGTGGAGTACGGGTTTCGGCTCCCGTCCGCATTCGACAACCGGCCGCTGAAGTTCGACGAGTTCCAGCGGTATATGCAGTCCGTCATCTTCGTCTCGGCGACGCCGGGCGAGTACGAGCTCGAGCGATCGAAGGTCGCGGAGCAGATCATCCGGCCGACGGGCCTTGTCGACCCGGCCGTTGAGATCCGGCCTATTGAGGGGCAGATCAGGGACGTCATCGGCGAGATCCGCTCGACGATCGAGCGGGGCGACCGGATCCTCCTCACCACGCTGACGAAGAGACTCGCCGAGGAGCTGAGCGAGCACCTCGCGGCGCAGGGGATCAAGACCCGCTACCTCCACTCCGAGATCGATACGCTTGAGAGGACCGAGATCATCCGCCAGCTCCGTCTCGGCAGGTACGATGTCCTCGTCGGGATCAACCTCCTGCGTGAAGGGCTCGATATCCCGGAGGTCGGGTTCATCGGGATCCTCGACGCCGATAAGGAAGGGTTCCTCCGTGATGCCCGGAGCCTGATCCAGATCATCGGCAGAGCCGCCCGGAACGTGAACTCGCGGGTCGTCCTCTACGCCGATACAGTGACCGATTCCATCCGGCGGGCGATGGCGGAGACCGAGCGGCGGCGTGCGATACAGCTCGCTTACAACCGGAAGCACAAGATCACGCCGCAGACGATCAAAAAACCGATCCGGGAGAAAGTCGTCGAGATAACCGATGTCAAGCATATCCCGAAACGCGAGATCCCGAATCTGCTCATCGAACTCGAGGCGGAGATGCGGGAGGCCGCGGAGAGGCTCGACTTCGAACGGGCTATTGCGGTGCGGGAGACGATCAAAAAACTGCGGGAGCATGGTGTTCCCGCTCTCCCCGAGTGA
- the uvrC gene encoding excinuclease ABC subunit UvrC translates to MIDRARIPEDPGCYLFSDSEGAVIYVGKAKNLKKRVSSYFQKRDLDAKTRRMVETAVSVDFIVTDTEVEALLLENTLIKKHRPKFNIDLKDSKGYAYIRVTDEPFPRIHISRTMTGTGSFYGPFVSARERDEVLRLLKTTFRLRSCRQLPKRACLRSHIGSCSAPCIGKITEEEYGERVRRAEAVLKGDIVGLIQHLRVEMAERAAGDEFEKALELRDQIAALERLTERQNVQRQKTYDEDVINYIVSEGTVYLMLFNVHTGMLAEKHEFVFEYAEGFLEEFLARYYAEREPPKELILPEPVDESIAGYLTHLRGNRVRTTVPQRGEKKKLLDLVRKNIEIGFFGDRIKLEALRELLNLSKIPTVIECFDISHLAGTAMVGSMVQFRDGRPDKRNYRRFRIRSVKGIDDFAAMAEVVRRRYARQKDEGRELPDLIVIDGGKGQLSAATAELGNLGLVIPIIGIAKREEEIYVPGESDPLPLNRREKASLFIQEIRDEAHRFALAYHKTLRKKAMVS, encoded by the coding sequence ATGATCGATCGTGCGCGGATTCCGGAGGACCCCGGCTGCTACCTCTTCTCGGATAGCGAGGGCGCTGTCATCTACGTGGGGAAAGCGAAGAACCTGAAGAAGAGGGTTTCGAGCTACTTCCAAAAGCGCGATCTCGACGCAAAGACACGTCGAATGGTGGAAACCGCCGTCTCCGTTGACTTCATCGTCACCGATACCGAGGTCGAGGCGCTCCTCCTCGAAAATACCCTCATCAAGAAGCACCGGCCGAAGTTCAACATCGATCTCAAGGACTCGAAGGGCTACGCCTATATACGGGTCACCGACGAGCCCTTCCCGCGTATCCATATCAGCCGGACGATGACAGGTACCGGGTCGTTCTACGGGCCGTTCGTCTCCGCCCGGGAGCGTGACGAGGTTCTGCGGCTCCTCAAAACCACATTCCGCCTGCGGTCGTGCAGACAGCTCCCGAAACGGGCGTGCCTCCGGTCGCACATCGGCTCGTGCAGCGCTCCGTGCATCGGGAAGATTACGGAAGAGGAGTACGGCGAGCGCGTCCGGCGGGCGGAGGCGGTGCTGAAAGGGGACATCGTCGGGCTGATCCAGCACCTGCGGGTGGAGATGGCCGAGCGGGCGGCAGGCGACGAGTTCGAAAAAGCGCTCGAGCTTCGCGACCAGATCGCCGCGCTCGAACGGCTTACCGAACGGCAGAACGTGCAGCGGCAGAAGACCTATGACGAGGACGTGATCAACTACATCGTGAGCGAGGGCACGGTCTACCTCATGCTCTTTAACGTCCATACGGGGATGCTCGCCGAGAAGCACGAGTTCGTCTTCGAGTACGCCGAGGGATTCCTTGAAGAGTTCCTCGCCAGGTACTACGCGGAGCGTGAACCGCCGAAGGAACTGATCCTCCCGGAGCCCGTCGACGAATCTATCGCCGGGTACCTTACGCACCTGCGGGGGAATCGGGTGCGGACGACCGTTCCACAGCGGGGAGAGAAGAAGAAACTCCTCGACCTTGTTCGGAAGAATATCGAGATCGGGTTCTTCGGCGACCGGATAAAACTCGAGGCGCTCCGGGAGCTCCTCAACCTTTCGAAGATCCCGACCGTCATCGAGTGCTTCGACATCTCCCACCTCGCCGGGACGGCGATGGTTGGGTCGATGGTGCAGTTCCGGGACGGGAGGCCCGACAAGAGGAACTACCGCAGGTTCAGGATCCGCTCGGTGAAGGGGATCGACGACTTCGCGGCGATGGCCGAGGTCGTGCGGCGGCGGTACGCACGCCAGAAGGACGAGGGCAGGGAGCTCCCCGACCTGATCGTCATCGACGGCGGCAAGGGGCAGCTCTCGGCGGCGACGGCGGAGCTCGGGAACCTCGGCCTTGTGATCCCGATAATCGGGATCGCCAAGCGTGAGGAGGAGATTTACGTGCCCGGAGAGTCGGATCCCCTCCCCCTGAACCGGCGGGAGAAGGCGTCCCTCTTCATCCAGGAGATCCGGGACGAGGCGCACCGGTTCGCACTGGCGTATCATAAGACGCTCCGGAAGAAGGCGATGGTATCATGA
- the uvrA gene encoding excinuclease ABC subunit UvrA gives MKNIVIKGAREHNLRNITVELPRDNLIVVTGVSGSGKSTLAFDTIYAEGQRRYVESLSSYARQFLGLMSKPDVDSIDGLSPAISIEQKTTSKNPRSTVGTVTEIYDYLRLLFARIGTPFCPTHGIPIEAQSPERIADRIAFGMNGTITILAPVVRQKKGTYQQLFKDLNKEGYTRVRVNGEFYRTDDEITLDRYRKHDIEIVIDRLDPADRSRLVEACENALAKSEGLIIAVDEDGREEVYSSLMACPLCGIAFEELQPRMFSFNSPFGACEECNGLGIKMEFDPVLIIPDKTKSIADGAVALYRNFLDGYRSQYLGGVAKHFGFDVFTPIQDLTERQYNALMFGSPERIRFSMEMKNGDAHWSHAGTWEGLAPQAERLYHQTQSEYRRRDLERFMRISPCPRCGGKRLKEKVLAVKIDGMSIVDVTALSITRAGEFFRTLNLTESQREIARQVLKEIVDRLAFLETVGVGYLTLSRSAGTLSGGEAQRIRLATQIGSNLTGVLYVLDEPSIGLHQRDNHKLLDTLRRLRDLGNTLIVVEHDEDTIRSADYVVDMGPGAGLHGGEIVAAGTPEEIAADPESLTGRYLAGELAIEVPEERRESDRFIRLRGCRENNLKDIDVAIPIGALTAVTGVSGSGKSTLVYETLYRALMQRLHASRESPGAFDDLAFDDEIDKVIVIDQSPIGRTPRSNPATYTKVFDEIRKVFAETTEAKVRGYKPGRFSFNVKGGRCEACQGEGLIKIEMNFLPDVYIDCEECKGARYNRETLEVRYRGKSIADVLAMSVEEAMALFENIPSIRNKLETLSRVGLGYIKLGQSSTTLSGGEAQRIKLTRELAKRATGKTIYLLDEPTTGLHFHDVKNLIAVLDDLVARGNTMVVIEHNLDVIKSADYIIDLGPEGGESGGEIVATGTPEAVAAVDESYTGEYLRKVLAGQ, from the coding sequence ATGAAGAATATCGTCATCAAAGGTGCACGGGAACACAACCTCAGGAATATCACCGTCGAGCTCCCCCGTGACAACCTGATCGTCGTCACCGGCGTCTCGGGGAGCGGAAAGTCGACGCTTGCGTTCGATACCATATACGCTGAAGGGCAGCGGAGGTACGTCGAGTCGCTCTCCTCATACGCCCGGCAGTTCCTCGGCCTGATGAGCAAACCGGACGTCGACAGCATCGACGGGCTCTCCCCGGCGATCTCCATCGAGCAGAAGACCACCTCCAAAAACCCCCGGAGTACCGTCGGAACCGTTACCGAGATCTACGATTACCTGCGGCTTCTGTTTGCCCGTATCGGGACGCCTTTCTGCCCGACCCACGGGATTCCGATCGAGGCGCAGTCGCCGGAGAGAATAGCCGACCGGATCGCTTTCGGGATGAACGGCACGATCACCATCCTCGCTCCGGTCGTCCGGCAGAAGAAGGGCACGTACCAGCAGCTCTTCAAGGATCTCAACAAGGAAGGGTATACCCGGGTGCGGGTGAACGGGGAGTTTTACCGAACCGACGATGAGATCACGCTCGACCGGTACCGGAAGCACGATATCGAGATCGTCATAGACCGGCTCGATCCGGCCGATAGGAGCCGTCTCGTCGAGGCATGTGAAAATGCCCTTGCAAAGTCTGAGGGGCTCATCATCGCTGTCGACGAGGACGGGCGCGAAGAGGTCTACTCCTCCCTGATGGCCTGCCCGCTCTGCGGGATCGCGTTTGAGGAACTCCAGCCTCGCATGTTCTCCTTCAACAGCCCCTTCGGCGCCTGCGAGGAGTGCAACGGCCTTGGGATTAAGATGGAGTTCGACCCCGTTCTCATCATCCCCGACAAGACGAAATCCATCGCCGACGGTGCGGTGGCGCTGTATCGGAACTTCCTCGACGGCTACCGGAGCCAGTATCTCGGCGGCGTTGCAAAACATTTCGGATTCGATGTCTTCACCCCGATACAGGATCTGACCGAGCGGCAGTACAACGCCCTGATGTTCGGGTCTCCAGAGCGGATCCGGTTCTCGATGGAGATGAAGAACGGAGATGCCCACTGGTCGCACGCAGGAACCTGGGAGGGGCTCGCACCCCAGGCGGAGCGGCTCTACCACCAGACCCAGTCGGAGTACCGCCGCAGAGACCTCGAGCGGTTCATGCGGATATCGCCGTGCCCCCGGTGCGGCGGCAAACGGCTGAAGGAGAAGGTGCTCGCCGTCAAGATCGACGGGATGTCCATCGTCGACGTCACTGCTCTCTCGATCACCCGGGCAGGGGAGTTCTTTAGGACCCTGAATCTCACCGAGAGCCAGCGCGAGATTGCGCGGCAGGTTCTAAAGGAGATCGTCGACCGTCTCGCCTTCCTCGAGACGGTCGGGGTCGGTTACCTCACTCTCTCCCGGAGCGCGGGCACGCTCTCCGGCGGCGAGGCGCAGCGGATACGGCTTGCGACCCAGATCGGCTCGAACCTCACCGGGGTGCTCTACGTCCTCGACGAGCCCTCGATCGGGCTTCACCAGCGGGACAATCACAAGCTTCTCGACACGCTCCGGCGCCTCCGCGACCTCGGCAATACCCTGATCGTCGTCGAGCACGACGAGGATACGATCCGGAGCGCCGACTACGTCGTCGATATGGGGCCGGGAGCCGGGCTCCACGGTGGAGAGATCGTCGCCGCAGGCACGCCCGAAGAGATCGCGGCGGATCCCGAGTCCCTGACCGGGAGGTACCTTGCCGGCGAGCTTGCTATTGAAGTGCCGGAGGAGCGCCGGGAGAGCGACCGGTTCATCCGGCTCCGCGGCTGCCGGGAGAACAACCTCAAAGATATCGACGTCGCTATCCCTATCGGGGCGCTGACCGCCGTCACCGGCGTCTCGGGGAGCGGGAAGTCGACGCTCGTCTACGAGACGCTCTACCGCGCCCTGATGCAGCGGCTCCATGCGTCCCGGGAGTCGCCGGGCGCGTTCGACGATCTCGCCTTCGACGACGAGATCGACAAGGTGATCGTCATCGATCAGAGCCCGATAGGGAGGACGCCCCGGTCGAACCCCGCCACCTACACGAAGGTCTTTGACGAGATCCGGAAGGTCTTCGCCGAGACGACGGAGGCGAAGGTCCGCGGCTACAAGCCGGGTCGGTTCTCCTTCAACGTCAAGGGCGGACGCTGCGAGGCGTGCCAGGGCGAAGGGCTCATCAAGATCGAGATGAACTTCCTCCCCGACGTCTACATCGACTGCGAGGAGTGCAAGGGAGCACGGTACAACCGGGAGACGCTCGAGGTGCGGTACCGCGGGAAATCAATCGCCGACGTCCTTGCCATGAGCGTCGAGGAGGCGATGGCGCTCTTTGAGAATATCCCCTCGATCAGGAACAAACTCGAGACGCTCTCGCGGGTCGGGCTCGGCTACATCAAACTCGGGCAGAGCTCGACGACGCTCTCGGGCGGCGAGGCGCAGCGGATCAAACTGACCCGCGAGCTTGCGAAACGGGCAACCGGGAAGACGATATACCTCCTCGACGAACCCACCACCGGGCTTCACTTCCATGACGTGAAGAACCTGATCGCCGTCCTCGACGACCTCGTGGCCCGCGGGAACACCATGGTCGTTATCGAACACAACCTCGACGTCATCAAGTCGGCCGACTACATTATCGATCTCGGGCCAGAGGGCGGTGAAAGCGGAGGCGAGATCGTCGCGACCGGAACGCCCGAAGCGGTCGCAGCCGTCGACGAAAGTTATACTGGAGAGTATCTCAGAAAGGTTCTTGCAGGACAATGA
- a CDS encoding PRC-barrel domain-containing protein, giving the protein MTAMEMETVMRPQITRSKVITGKTVKNPDQKVLGTVHDLILDMESGRVAFLVLSTGGILGIGEKFIPVPWEAYSGMTGDDAITVDVTRETLESAPNYDRDAWEGIHDLGWLSRVYQYYGFRPYWESATI; this is encoded by the coding sequence ATGACGGCAATGGAAATGGAAACGGTGATGCGGCCACAGATCACCAGATCGAAGGTTATCACCGGTAAAACGGTGAAAAACCCCGATCAGAAGGTTCTCGGCACTGTTCATGATCTGATTCTCGATATGGAGAGCGGGCGGGTTGCATTTCTCGTCCTCTCGACTGGGGGCATCCTCGGCATCGGCGAGAAGTTCATTCCGGTTCCCTGGGAAGCGTATTCCGGGATGACGGGTGATGACGCCATCACTGTTGATGTCACCCGGGAGACGCTTGAGAGCGCCCCGAATTATGACCGGGATGCCTGGGAGGGAATACACGATCTGGGCTGGCTGTCGCGGGTATACCAGTACTACGGATTCAGGCCGTACTGGGAGTCAGCGACGATCTAA
- a CDS encoding ChaB family protein has product MPYEKNSDLPKLVQEELPEHGQDIYREAFNSAWEQYADPNERRNPDESRETVAHKVAWAAVEQKYAKDSRTGEWKKKGE; this is encoded by the coding sequence ATGCCGTATGAGAAGAACAGCGATCTGCCGAAACTCGTGCAGGAAGAACTCCCCGAGCATGGACAGGATATTTATCGGGAGGCGTTCAACAGCGCCTGGGAGCAGTACGCAGACCCGAATGAGCGTAGAAATCCGGATGAGTCACGTGAAACGGTCGCTCATAAGGTTGCCTGGGCGGCCGTCGAGCAGAAGTACGCGAAAGATTCGAGAACCGGCGAGTGGAAGAAGAAAGGGGAGTAA
- a CDS encoding PAS domain-containing protein encodes MNMHHSTVCGEGSREIPIGVPCPDCTHEHLLFWYLDRLGDGIVLIDQDQTVVWMNRCMERLFDFNRIDTLGMNAIDFVALCIAPRLEHGEMFKERVIAASLFGEEIRSVRACIKNQNTPDLAIEYASLQLFGSSRRYARCDEYRVVPCRKPSGEAPHESERRSPFFTADRSDMVCMLDAEMQVTAASPSLRHLLGYRPSEITGSLLERILMLESIDDFRSPGAISSPGDVADEESVPAFRSMPLVYQGRDGSPVQLKTRSVAPAGHPAHCSILPAPAPEGVVRRIGDLLMRISSNSQRLPSMRSSPNRTEAGLRR; translated from the coding sequence ATGAATATGCACCATTCTACGGTTTGCGGGGAGGGTTCCCGGGAGATCCCGATCGGAGTGCCGTGCCCGGATTGCACGCATGAGCATCTGCTCTTCTGGTATCTCGACCGGCTCGGCGATGGGATCGTCCTGATCGATCAGGATCAGACGGTCGTATGGATGAACCGCTGCATGGAGAGGCTCTTTGATTTCAACAGGATCGATACCCTTGGGATGAATGCGATCGATTTTGTCGCTCTCTGCATTGCGCCGAGACTCGAGCATGGGGAGATGTTCAAGGAACGGGTCATCGCCGCGTCGCTCTTCGGCGAAGAGATCCGGAGCGTTCGGGCGTGTATTAAGAACCAGAACACCCCCGATCTCGCGATCGAGTACGCAAGCCTCCAACTCTTCGGCAGCAGTCGCCGATATGCCCGTTGTGATGAGTACCGGGTTGTCCCGTGCAGAAAGCCGTCCGGAGAAGCGCCCCATGAGAGCGAGCGGCGCTCCCCCTTCTTCACCGCAGACCGCAGCGATATGGTATGCATGCTTGATGCAGAGATGCAGGTAACGGCCGCGAGCCCCTCCCTGCGGCACCTTCTCGGGTATCGGCCGTCGGAGATTACCGGCTCTCTCCTCGAACGAATCCTGATGCTCGAGTCGATCGACGACTTCCGGAGCCCCGGGGCGATCTCTTCGCCGGGCGATGTCGCGGATGAGGAGTCTGTTCCCGCCTTCCGATCCATGCCGCTGGTATACCAGGGAAGAGACGGCTCTCCCGTGCAGCTCAAGACCCGTAGTGTGGCTCCTGCGGGGCATCCGGCACACTGCTCCATATTGCCAGCCCCTGCGCCGGAGGGGGTGGTGAGGAGGATCGGAGATCTTTTGATGAGAATATCGAGCAACTCGCAGCGCTTGCCATCGATGCGGTCATCACCGAACCGGACAGAGGCCGGGTTGCGTCGATGA
- a CDS encoding UbiA family prenyltransferase: MQGLNLLYSILIVSLSGGLKVQFAYELLGYAVPLNQVAAAFLVTYAAYAFDRGVDNKEDEERGKLFKKVLLWSAILCTIASLILFPNPALLIPFLIAYLYAKGIRGFRLKGGAGVKNAVVAFTWSLLMVILLGIFSIPAMLLYMFFFSKSFVNTVIYDVRDIENDARAGIQTIPTRLKKPQLITLLVTVTVMAHGAVLYAYSCGLLANVDVILISSLHSIFYILRYCNDCEMLRNTLVDGEWILYQGIQIFRDCFM; encoded by the coding sequence ATGCAAGGGTTAAACCTTCTCTATTCGATCCTGATAGTCTCGCTATCAGGAGGCCTGAAAGTACAGTTCGCCTACGAACTCCTTGGCTACGCCGTCCCTCTCAACCAGGTGGCCGCGGCATTCCTGGTGACGTATGCGGCATATGCCTTCGATAGAGGCGTCGACAACAAGGAAGACGAGGAACGCGGAAAATTGTTCAAAAAGGTGCTTCTCTGGTCGGCCATCCTCTGCACCATCGCTTCGCTTATTCTCTTTCCGAACCCCGCTCTCCTCATTCCGTTTCTCATTGCCTATCTCTACGCCAAAGGCATCCGGGGATTCAGACTGAAAGGCGGCGCAGGCGTGAAGAACGCCGTGGTCGCGTTCACGTGGTCTCTGCTGATGGTAATCTTACTCGGAATCTTCTCGATTCCTGCCATGCTACTGTACATGTTCTTCTTTTCAAAAAGTTTCGTGAACACCGTCATCTACGATGTACGGGATATCGAGAACGATGCCCGTGCCGGGATTCAAACCATACCAACACGGCTCAAGAAGCCACAGCTTATCACGCTCCTCGTTACGGTCACCGTCATGGCGCACGGGGCCGTCCTGTATGCCTACTCGTGCGGCCTGCTTGCGAACGTTGACGTCATACTGATAAGCTCGCTCCACAGCATCTTCTATATCCTGCGGTACTGCAACGACTGCGAGATGTTACGAAACACGCTGGTAGACGGGGAGTGGATACTCTACCAGGGTATTCAGATCTTCCGCGACTGTTTCATGTAA
- a CDS encoding helix-turn-helix transcriptional regulator: protein MKIIDFMKIFASERRIEVLDALVRGESKEEIKEHIPPSTFAFTFNHLKQAGFADVRGGDVCLTDRGHAYLVIFETFKDNVNALEKLFNAFPDHTIAFPDEFFMRLHEIGDFELITSEPSNVLKPHQVFFENIRKSKSIRGISPLMFPDYVDFFGQMINSIDTISLVVTEEIYGRIPSSARESETINFYIIDEVPPIAAAVTDRFVSLGFFYKSGSYDFTRDAISTSPRAIAFGNALIEHYMKQSRKI from the coding sequence ATGAAGATTATCGACTTCATGAAGATCTTTGCGAGCGAGCGCAGGATTGAAGTACTGGACGCCCTCGTCAGGGGAGAGTCGAAGGAGGAGATCAAGGAGCATATCCCGCCCTCGACATTTGCTTTCACCTTCAACCACCTCAAGCAGGCGGGGTTTGCGGACGTGCGGGGAGGCGATGTCTGCCTGACCGATCGGGGGCATGCCTACCTGGTAATCTTCGAAACCTTCAAAGATAACGTCAACGCTCTCGAAAAACTCTTCAACGCGTTCCCCGACCACACGATCGCGTTCCCCGACGAGTTCTTCATGCGCCTGCACGAGATAGGGGACTTTGAGCTCATCACCTCCGAACCCTCCAATGTCCTCAAACCCCATCAGGTCTTCTTTGAAAATATCAGGAAGTCGAAGTCTATCCGGGGCATATCCCCGCTCATGTTCCCCGATTATGTCGATTTCTTCGGCCAGATGATCAATTCGATAGACACCATCTCTCTCGTCGTCACTGAAGAGATCTACGGGAGGATCCCATCGTCTGCTCGCGAATCGGAGACCATCAACTTCTACATCATCGATGAGGTGCCGCCGATTGCAGCTGCCGTGACCGACCGGTTCGTCTCTCTCGGGTTCTTTTACAAGTCGGGAAGCTATGATTTTACCCGGGATGCCATCTCGACATCGCCCCGGGCAATAGCGTTTGGTAATGCTCTTATCGAGCATTACATGAAACAGTCGCGGAAGATCTGA
- a CDS encoding TIGR04013 family B12-binding domain/radical SAM domain-containing protein, translating to MKVNWRHIPPANNSYAALYAACELAGYRLDPVSEPSGDITCYSLTSISERTYRDEIADADCITIVGGPHASACYSDVAAYADYVIVGEGEYTLPRLISALERGDEIPPGVATKSGYTPADHTVLLDAYPPFTTVFGYTEISRGCPFGCGYCQTPRLFGRCMRHRSIDEIAAATARFRDVRLVTPNAFAYGSDGIHPRFDRVERLLSRLKNRIYFGTFPGEVRPEFVTDRSLELVVQYCANTRLHFGAQSGSDRILRQIRRGHTVDDVLSAVDCCREHALAPTVDFILGLPGEDEEDEIATVDLIQSVTRSGQAHVHYFMPLPGTPLAAAEPHPLLPETQKILGRLALAGKITGSWMEHEIRFFRQSSHV from the coding sequence ATGAAGGTGAACTGGCGTCATATACCCCCGGCAAACAACTCATACGCGGCCCTCTACGCTGCCTGCGAACTGGCGGGGTACCGTCTCGATCCGGTGAGCGAGCCCTCCGGCGATATCACCTGCTACAGTCTCACCTCCATCTCCGAGCGCACCTACCGGGACGAGATCGCGGACGCGGACTGCATCACCATCGTCGGCGGCCCGCACGCGTCCGCCTGCTACAGTGACGTCGCGGCCTATGCGGATTACGTCATCGTCGGCGAGGGCGAGTATACGCTGCCGCGGCTCATCTCCGCACTCGAGCGGGGGGACGAGATTCCACCCGGTGTCGCCACGAAATCGGGCTATACACCTGCCGACCATACCGTGCTCCTCGATGCCTACCCTCCCTTTACGACGGTCTTCGGCTATACCGAGATCAGCCGCGGGTGCCCGTTCGGCTGCGGCTACTGCCAGACACCGCGGCTCTTCGGCAGGTGCATGCGGCACCGGTCTATCGACGAGATCGCAGCCGCCACCGCCCGGTTCCGGGACGTCCGGCTCGTCACCCCGAACGCCTTTGCCTACGGTTCCGACGGGATCCACCCCCGGTTCGACCGGGTGGAGCGCCTGCTGTCACGCCTGAAGAACCGTATCTACTTCGGTACGTTTCCCGGAGAAGTGCGGCCCGAGTTCGTCACCGACCGATCCCTCGAGCTCGTCGTGCAGTACTGCGCCAATACCCGGCTGCATTTCGGTGCCCAGTCGGGGAGCGACCGGATCCTCCGGCAGATCCGGCGCGGCCATACGGTGGACGACGTTCTCTCCGCCGTCGATTGCTGCAGGGAGCATGCACTCGCCCCGACGGTCGACTTCATCCTCGGGCTTCCCGGAGAGGACGAGGAGGACGAGATCGCGACGGTCGACCTGATACAGTCGGTCACGCGCTCCGGTCAGGCACACGTCCACTACTTCATGCCGCTCCCGGGAACCCCGCTTGCCGCGGCGGAGCCCCACCCGCTGCTGCCGGAAACGCAGAAGATACTCGGTCGCCTCGCGCTTGCAGGGAAAATAACGGGTTCATGGATGGAACATGAGATAAGGTTTTTTAGACAAAGTTCTCATGTATAG